Part of the Streptomyces antimycoticus genome, GGTCGGTCAGCGCCTGTTTCTCGCTCGTCGAATCGTCCACCGCCCCATGGGCGTCGAGTCCGACATGGCAGTGGGCGTCGACGAGGCCGGGCAGCACCCAGCCCTCGACCAGCCGGATGTCCCTGGCCCCGGCCGGCCGCTCGAACGTGATCCTGCCGTCGACCACCCACAGCTCGTCCCGGACGTCGCCGGCAGCGTCGCCGGTGTCCGGTCCGACCAGGACCCGGCCCTTGATGTGGAGCACCGCGCTATCCCTCATGCATCGCACTGTACGAGACCGGGGCAGGGCGTTGACCGGCCAATTCCCAGGAGCTGGAACGGCGCCACTCGAACAACATGCGCAGCGCTGCTACGCTCACGCAACCCACCGGAGGAGCGGCAGTGAGGAGGTCCTCGTGAACGCTCCCGCCGATGACGCGGCCGCCGCGGGCACCGCGCGAGCGCCCGGCACACCGGAGGACCCCGACGGCTTATCGGCCGGTGTGCACGCCGACGCCGAGGTGCACACCGGCCCACAGCCCAACCCGCACACCGCCGACCCACAGGCCGAATTCCGGGACTTCTTCGAGCGGCACCACGCCGAACTGGCCCGCCTCGCCCATCTGTTGCTCGGCAGCTCCGACGGGGCGGACGACCTGGCGGCCGACGCGCTGGTGGCGGTCTGGCACCAGTGGGACCGGGTGCGGGTCGCCGACCATCCGGCCGCGTACGCCCGGGGCGTGGTCGCCAACCTGGCCCGCTCCCGGATCCGCAGTCTGGTGCGTGAGCGGCGGCGGGTGGCGCTCTTCTCCTCGCAGCGCTCCGACCACGTGGACGACCCGGATGTGTCCGCCGTGGTGGATGTGCAGGCCGCGCTGGTCCGGCTGCCGTTCCGCAAGCGCGCATGCGTCGTGCTGCGGCACGCCTTCGACCTCTCCGAGCGGGAGACGGCCCGTACGCTGGGCATTTCGGTGGGCACGGTCAAGAGTCAGACCTCCCGCGGAATCGCCGAGCTGGAGCGGCTGCTCGGCCCTCCGGACGGCGAGGGCGAGCTGCCCGGGGCGACGGAGGCCGAGCAGACGGTACGCACGCTCCGCTCTGGGAACACAGGCCACACGGGCCACACTGGGCCCGCTCGCCACTCGGGTCACATGGGCCACGCCGGGCATGCAGGAGGGGGCAGTTGATGATCGAGCATCGCGAGCGCCCCGAAGGCCGCGATGTCGTCGCCGAGCTGCGTACGGCCGCCGCCTCCCATGAGCCGGACCGGACCCGGATGCTGGCCCGGGTCACGGCGGGCATGACGGCCGACGGCCGGAGCCGGGGCGCGCGGACGAGCCCGCGCCGGACCTGGGCGCCGCGGCTGGTGGGCCCGGTCGCCGGGCTGGCCGCGGCGGTCGCGGCGACGGGGATCGCGGTGGTGGCCACGGACGGTGCCGAGCGGCCGCAGACGGTGCGCACCTCGAGCGAGCCTGCCGCGCCTCCGGCGGGCGCGGGCGTGGACAGGCGGCCCGGGGAGAAGCCGGGCGCCGGATCGCAGAGCGATGCTGAGCGGCACACGCCGAGCGCCTATCCCACCGCGGCCGGTCCAAACCATCTCGCCGAGCCGACCGTTCGATCCAAGGGCGTCATCAACGCGCATTCCAATCCATACTGGGCGCAGAGTGACATCACGCTCACCATTGGTAGGTCACTGACCTCGCTGACGGTGGAGCTGCGAGTCGCGGACACCGGGGATGTGCTGTCCACCGGGTCCTGGAGCTCGCTGCCGACCGGCGATGTGACCACCGCCACCCGCGTCGAGGACGGTGTGCTGGTCTACCGCTGGACGCTCCGGAAGGGCGCGACCGTGCCCGCGGGCCGGTATGTCTTCGCGGGGCAGTACAACCACGCCGAGGGGGACCGGGACACCGGCCGGGATGCGTACTCGGCCTCGGGCAACGGCGCCTCCGGGGCCTTCGCGGTGCGGGGCGACTTCCCTCGGTTCACCGTGGGGGATTGAATTCATGGCAGCGTGGCCAGAAATTCTTCGCGTTTTTCCGCTACTACTTCCACATTCGTCTGCCCGCCATTGCGATTCCTAAACAAAAAATTTTTCGCGGGTTCCTGATCCCGTAATTCAAGACGGTCATCGGCCGGTTACATATATGTGACGGACCCCACACGCGATCCGCTTTGCCCGAGTAACTCCCTTACAAATTACCGCCTTTCGGCCAACGGCCGCGCGCACGCGCGCTCGCGCGTGATAACACATGGACCCCCCTCCACGTAACCCCCCACCGCGATGCATTTTCTGATTCTGCTGGGTAAATTGAATTTGCATGACCGCCGCACAAGCAGACCTAGTCCGTAGCGAATTGGATTTGCCGGAGGGCCTCACCCTCGACACACCGCGCGTCGAGGATGGAGCCGCGATCTGGCGAATCGCCCGCGACTCCAAAACCCTGGACCTCAACTCCTCCTACAGCTACCTTCTGTGGTGCCGCGACTTCGCCGCCACATCCGTAGTGGCGCGCGACGCCGACGGCGGACCGGTCGGCTTCATCACCGGCTACATCCGTCCCGAGCGCCCAGAGACCCTCGTCGTCTGGCAGGTCGCCGTCGACCACGCCTGGCGTGGCCGCAAGCTGGCCGCCACCCTGCTGGACGGGCTGGTCGCCCGGGTCGCCACGGCGGGCGTCCGCGGCATCGAGACGACGATCACCCCTGACAACACCGCCTCGAACCGGCTGTTCACCTCATTCGCCGAGCGGCATGAAGCACCGCTCGAGCGTGAGGTGCTCTTCCACGGCGGTCTCTTCCCCGATGGTGGGCACGAGCCCGAGGTGCTCTACCGCATCGGCCCGCTCGGGCCGCGCTCGGACCGGACCTGATCTCCCCTGATCACACCCCGATCACCCCGATCCTCCCCCTCACCCCCCTCACACCCCTCTCCCAGGAGAACGCTGTGACCATCACCCCGCCCGCCCTGAGCGTCTTCGAGGCCCTGGAGTCGGAGGTGCGCAGCTACTGCCGTGGCTGGCCCGCCGTCTTCGACCGTGCGCAGGGCAGCCACATGTTCGACGAGGACGGCCACACCTACCTCGACTTCTTCGCCGGAGCCGGGTCGCTCAACTACGGCCACAACAACCCGGTACTGAAACGGGCGCTGATCGACTACATCGAGCGTGACGGCGTCACCCACGGCCTGGACATGTCCACCACGGCCAAGCGCGCGTTCCTCGAGTCGTTCCAGAACAACATCCTGCGCCCGCGCGATCTGCCCTACAAGGTCATGTTCCCGGGCCCGACCGGCACCAACGCCGTCGAGGCCGCGCTGAAGCTGGCCCGTAAGGTCAAGGGCCGCGAGTCCATCGTCTCCTTCACCAATGCCTTCCACGGCATGTCGCTGGGCTCGCTGGCCGTGACCGGCAACGCCTTCAAGCGCGCCGGCGCGGGCATCCCGCTGGTCCACGGCACCCCGATGCCGTTCGACAACTACTTCGACGGCACGATCCCGGACTTCCTGTGGTTCGAGCGGCTGCTGGAGGACCAGGGTTCCGGCCTCAACCAGCCCGCCGCCGTGATCGTCGAGACCGTGCAGGGCGAGGGCGGTATCAACGTGGCCCGGCCCGAGTGGCTGCGCGCCCTGGCCGAGCTGTGCGAGCGCCAGGACATGCTGCTGATCGTCGACGACATCCAGATGGGCTGCGGCCGCACCGGCGCCTTCTTCTCCTTCGAGGAGTCGGGCATCACCCCGGACATCGTGACCGTGTCGAAGTCCATCAGCGGCTACGGCATGCCGATGTCGCTCGCGCTCTTCAAGCCCGAGCTGGACGTCTGGGAGCCCGGCGAGCACAACGGCACCTTCCGCGGCAACAACCCCGCCTTCGTCACCGCCGCCGCGACCCTGGACACCTACTGGGCCGACAGCCAGATGGAGAAGCAGACCCTGGCCCGCGGCGAGCAGGTCGAGCAGGCCCTGCGCGCCATCTGCGAGGAGCAGTCCGGCACCCACTTCCGCGGCCGCGGCCTGGTGTGGGGTCTGGAGTTCGAGGACAAGCCGCGCGCCTCGGCGGTCTGCCGCCGCGCCTTCGAGCTGGGGCTGCTGGTGGAGACGTCCGGCCCCGAGAGCGAGGTCGTCAAGCTGCTGCCCGCGCTGACCATCTCCCCCGATGACCTGGACGAGGGGCTGCGGACCCTCGCCCGCGCGGTCCGCGAGACCGCATGACCCTCCCGTACCGCAGAGAAGAGAAAGGCAAGAACTCACCGTGATCGTCCGATCCTTCAAGGACATCGAGGACACCGAGAGGCATGTGAAGGCCAAGACCGGCACCTGGGAGAGCAAGCGCATTGTGCTCGCCCGTGAAGGCGTCGGCTTCTCGCTGCACGAGACCATCCTCTACGCGGGCACCGAGACCTCGATGTGGTACGCCAACCACATCGAGGCGGTGCTGTGCGTCGAGGGTGAGGCCGAGCTCACCAACGACGAGACCGGTGAGAAGCACTGGATCACGCCCGGCACCATGTACCTGCTGAACGGGCATGAGAAGCACACGATACGCCCCAAAACGGACTTCCGGTGCGTCTGTGTATTCAACCCGCCGATCACGGGACGGGAGGACCATGATGAGAACGGCGTATACCCGCTGATCACCGAGACCGAGGAGGCATGATCCGATGACCGCGGTCACTGACCTGTACCCGACCCGTGGGGCCATGGAGGTCGCTACGCCGCGCGTGGACCCCGTGGTGTGGTCCGACCCCGGCGCCCCCGGGCCGCTGCAACCGTCCGAGCTGAGCGATTTCGATCGCGACGGCTTCCTGGCAATTGACGAGCTGATCACTCCGGACGAGGTCGCGGTCTACCGCGCCGAGCTGGACCGGCTGGTCGCCGACCCGGACGTGCGCGCCGACGAACGCTCGATCATCGAGCCGAAGTCGCAGGACGTACGGTCGGTGTTCGAGGTGCACCGGATCAGCGAGGTCTTCGCGAACCTGGTGCGCGACCCGCGTGTGGTGGGCCGCGCTCGTCAGATCCTCGGCTCGGACGTCTACGTCCACCAGAGCCGGATCAACGTCAAACCGGGTTTCGGCGCCTCGGGCTTCTACTGGCACTCGGACTTCGAGACCTGGCACGCCGAGGACGGACTGCCGAACATGCGGACCGTGTCGGTCTCGATCGCGCTGACCGAGAACTACGACACCAACGGCGGCCTCATGATCATGCCGGGGTCGCACCGTACGTTCCTCGGCTGCTCGGGCGAGACACCGAAGGACAACTACAAGAAGTCGCTGCAGATGCAGGACGCGGGCACCCCGTCCGACGAGGCGCTCACCGGTTTCGCCGACAAGCACGGCATCAAGCTGTTCACCGGCAAGGCCGGTTCGGCGACGTGGTTCGACTGCAACTGCATGCACGGCTCGGGCGACAACATCACGCCCTACTCGCGCAGCAACGTCTTCATCGTGTTCAACAGCGTGGAGAACACCGCGGTGGAGCCGTTCGCGGCACCGGTCCCCCGGCCGGAGTTCATCGGGGCCAGGGACTTCACGCCCGTACGGTGATCGCCGCCGTGCGCTGAGCTGACGTCCGTGATCTGAGGGAAGCCGGGGTGCCCCGGCTT contains:
- a CDS encoding SigE family RNA polymerase sigma factor; this translates as MHTGPQPNPHTADPQAEFRDFFERHHAELARLAHLLLGSSDGADDLAADALVAVWHQWDRVRVADHPAAYARGVVANLARSRIRSLVRERRRVALFSSQRSDHVDDPDVSAVVDVQAALVRLPFRKRACVVLRHAFDLSERETARTLGISVGTVKSQTSRGIAELERLLGPPDGEGELPGATEAEQTVRTLRSGNTGHTGHTGPARHSGHMGHAGHAGGGS
- the ectA gene encoding diaminobutyrate acetyltransferase — encoded protein: MTAAQADLVRSELDLPEGLTLDTPRVEDGAAIWRIARDSKTLDLNSSYSYLLWCRDFAATSVVARDADGGPVGFITGYIRPERPETLVVWQVAVDHAWRGRKLAATLLDGLVARVATAGVRGIETTITPDNTASNRLFTSFAERHEAPLEREVLFHGGLFPDGGHEPEVLYRIGPLGPRSDRT
- a CDS encoding ectoine synthase, with protein sequence MIVRSFKDIEDTERHVKAKTGTWESKRIVLAREGVGFSLHETILYAGTETSMWYANHIEAVLCVEGEAELTNDETGEKHWITPGTMYLLNGHEKHTIRPKTDFRCVCVFNPPITGREDHDENGVYPLITETEEA
- the ectB gene encoding diaminobutyrate--2-oxoglutarate transaminase, producing MTITPPALSVFEALESEVRSYCRGWPAVFDRAQGSHMFDEDGHTYLDFFAGAGSLNYGHNNPVLKRALIDYIERDGVTHGLDMSTTAKRAFLESFQNNILRPRDLPYKVMFPGPTGTNAVEAALKLARKVKGRESIVSFTNAFHGMSLGSLAVTGNAFKRAGAGIPLVHGTPMPFDNYFDGTIPDFLWFERLLEDQGSGLNQPAAVIVETVQGEGGINVARPEWLRALAELCERQDMLLIVDDIQMGCGRTGAFFSFEESGITPDIVTVSKSISGYGMPMSLALFKPELDVWEPGEHNGTFRGNNPAFVTAAATLDTYWADSQMEKQTLARGEQVEQALRAICEEQSGTHFRGRGLVWGLEFEDKPRASAVCRRAFELGLLVETSGPESEVVKLLPALTISPDDLDEGLRTLARAVRETA
- the thpD gene encoding ectoine hydroxylase, with protein sequence MTAVTDLYPTRGAMEVATPRVDPVVWSDPGAPGPLQPSELSDFDRDGFLAIDELITPDEVAVYRAELDRLVADPDVRADERSIIEPKSQDVRSVFEVHRISEVFANLVRDPRVVGRARQILGSDVYVHQSRINVKPGFGASGFYWHSDFETWHAEDGLPNMRTVSVSIALTENYDTNGGLMIMPGSHRTFLGCSGETPKDNYKKSLQMQDAGTPSDEALTGFADKHGIKLFTGKAGSATWFDCNCMHGSGDNITPYSRSNVFIVFNSVENTAVEPFAAPVPRPEFIGARDFTPVR